The Cellulomonas flavigena DSM 20109 DNA segment TCGTCGTCACGCAGGTGGCGGTCGCCGAGGCGCTCGCGGCCGCGTGCTCGCTCGCGTCCGTCGACGTCGACGCCGTGCCCTCGCCCGTCGGTGCGCTCGCTGTGCTGCGCGACCCCGCGACGGCCGCGGACGCGGCCGGGGCGGTGTCGCGCCTGCTGCGCCAGGTGCCGGTGGTGCTGCTGGAGCGGCGCGCCACCAAGGTGTCGGCGACGCAGTGGGTGGGCGGCGAGCAGCAGAAGGAGCTGCCGGCCGGCCTCGTGCTCTCCGGCGCGCCCCCGGTCCTGGAGGACCTGCTGCTCGGCGACGTGCCGGCCACGGAGGTCGAGGGCGCGGTGTCGTCCGTCGGGCTCTCGCGCTGGAAGGCGATGCGGCTGCTGGCGGCGCACCGGCGCTGAGCGGGCGCTGTGACGCGCGTCCCGCCGGGCGGACGACGGCCGGGGGGCACCGCGAACCGCGGGTAGCCTGTCCGGGTGTCTCCCCGTGTCGTCGTACTGGACTACGGCTTCGGCAACGTGCGGTCCGCGGTCCGGGCGCTCGCCCGGGTCGGAGCCGACGTCGAGCTGACCGCCGACAAGCAGACGGCGCTCGACGCCGACGGCCTCGTCGTGCCCGGGGTGGGTGCCTTCGCGGCGTGCATGGCCGGGCTGCGCGCGGTGGGCGGCGACCAGATCGTCGACCGCCGCCTCGCGGGCGGCCGCCCCGTGCTCGGCATCTGCGTGGGCATGCAGGTGATGTTCGCGCAGGGGGTCGAGCACGGCGTGCGCACGGACGGCCTCGGTGAGTGGCCCGGTGTCGTCGACCGCCTCGAGGCGCCCGTCGTCCCGCACATGGGCTGGGCACAGGTCGAGCCGCCCGAGGGTTCCGTCCTCCTCGACGGGCTCGCCGACGAGCGCTTCTACTTCGTGCACTCCTACGCCGCGCGGTCGTTCCCGCTGGCAGACGAGCCGGCGCCGGGCGAGCACCCGCTGCCGGCGCCGCTGGTCACGTGGTCCGACCACGGTGGCCGGTTCGTCGCCGCGGTGGAGAACGGCCCCCTGGCCGCGACCCAGTTCCACCCCGAGAAGTCCGGCGACGCCGGCGCGCAGCTGCTGTCCCACTGGGTCGACCAGCTGCGCTGAGCACCACCCGGCCGCGTCCCGCCCCGGGACCGCGGCACCCCCACCCGGAGAGGACCCATGACTTCCACGCGTGAGCCCCGGCTCGAGCTGCTGCCCGCCGTCGACGTCGCCAACGGCCAGGCCGTGCGGCTCGTGCAGGGCGAGGCCGGCTCGGAGACCTCGTACGGCGACCCGCTCGCGGCGGCGCTCGACTGGTACGCCGGCGGCGCCGAGTGGATCCACCTCGTCGACCTCGACGCGGCGTTCGGACGCGGCAGCAACGCCGTGCTGCTCGGCAAGGTCGCGGCCGAGCTCGCTGCCAAGGGCGTCAAGGTCGAGCTCTCCGGCGGCATCCGCGACGACGCGTCGCTCGAGCGTGCGCTCGCCACGGGCGCCACGCGCGTGAACCTCGGCACCGCGGCGCTCGAGGACCCCGAGTGGACCGCGCGCGTCATCGCGTCGCACGGTGAGCAGATCGCCGTCGGCCTCGACGTGCGCGGCACGACCCTCGCGGCACGCGGCTGGACGCAGGAGGGCGGTGACCTCTGGGAGGTGCTCGCGCGCCTCGACGACGCCGGCTGCTCGCGCTACGTCGTCACCGACGTCACCAAGGACGGCACGCTGCGCGGCCCCAACCTCGACCTGCTGCGCGAGGTCTGCGCGCGCACGTCGGCGCCTGTCGTCGCGTCGGGCGGTGTGTCGAGCCTCGAGGACATCGCCGCGCTGCGCACCCTCGTCGGTGCCGGCGTCGAGGGCGCGATCGTCGGCAAGGCGCTGTACGCGGGTGCGTTCACGCTGCCGCAGGCCCTGGACGTCGCCGGGCGCCCGTGACGGGCCGTGAGCTGCCGCCGTCGTCGCCCTTCGCCGGCGACGACGGGTCGCCGGACCCCGCGCTCACCGAGGTCCTGACGCGGTACGCGGCGGGGGCGGCCACGCTGGCGGAGGTGGTGGCGGCGCTCGCCGCCACGCGCGTGCTCGTGCCGGTCCTCGCCGAGCTCGAGGTCGCGGACGTCGTGGAGCACGACGGCGAGGTGCACACGGTCGACAAGGAGGCGTCGGCGGGCATCGTCGCGCTGCGCACCCCCGACGGGCGTACCGCGCTGCCCGTGTTCACGGGTGTGGCCGCCATGGCGCGGTGGCGGGCGCAGGCGCGTCCGGTCCCCACGGCGGTGCCACGTGCGGCGCTGTCGGCCGTCGCGGAGGGCTGGGAGGTCCTGGTCCTGGACGCGGCGGGCCCGGTCACGGTGGTGCTGCCGCGCACCGCGGTCTACGCGCTCGCGCAGGGGCACGGGTGGACCCCCGCGGTCCAGGACGGCGTGGTCGCCGACGACGTGCGCGCGGCCGTGCGCGACGCCCTGGCCGACGTGCGCCTGGTGGTCGACGCCGACGCCGTCCCCGGCACGCGGGCGGAGGTCGCCGTGCGGCTCGCGCTGCCGGCCGGACTGGACCGCGCGGGGCTGGACCGCGTGCTCGCGCAGGTGAACGACGCGCTCGCGCACCACCCCGTGGTGGCCGCACGTGTCGACTCGCTCGAGCTGCGGGTGCGCCCCCGCCTGACGCTGCGGCGCGCTCCCCGGTGGCGCCTCAGCGGCGCCGGACCGCCCACGCGAGCGCCCACGCGGTGGCGACGACGGTCAGCGCGAGCTGCCCGCCGAGAATCGCGCGGTTGACGTCGACGGTCGGGTGCCAGTGCGTGCCGCCGTCGTCGACGACCACGACCCCCAGGGCTTCACGTGCGCCACGAAGCCGCCGCCGCCCCCGTCGCCCGTGCCGTGCGCCGTGCCCGTCGCCGTCCCGGCGTCCCCGGGTCGTGGCGTCACGTCGCCGCCGCCCGAGCCGGCACCGGAGCCCGTGAGCCCGGTCACGCGCGCGACGGGGACGACGTGGTCGGGCGCGTCGTCAGCCGCACGTCGGCGCGGGCTCGAACGCGGTGTCGTCCCCCAGCATGGCCCGCAACGTGCTCACGGGGACCAGGAAGCTCATGTCGTCCGCGTTCTTCGCGTACACCACGCCGATGACGCGACCCTCGGCATCGAGGGCCGCGGAGCCCGAGCTGCCCGGCTCCACGGGGGCGTCCGTGACGAGGACCTCGCCGAGGTTCGCGTGCAACGGGTCGGTCACCGCGCCCATGATGCGACCGTCGGTGACCGTCAGCTGCCGGCCGAGCGGGTACCCGACCACCGTGACCGCGTCCCCGACCTGCGGGTCGGCGTCCGCGAGCTGCGGGGCCGCGGGCAGCGGGTCGACCGTGCGGACGACCGCGAGGTCCGCCAGGCCGGCGGTGCTGGTGGCCTCTGCCGCGAGCTCCCGGCCGTCGTACGTGCTGAGCTGCAGCTCGGCTGAGTCCGCGACGACGTGCCGGTTGGTGACCAGCGTGTGCTCGTCGAGCGCGAACCCCGAACCCGTCGACAGTCCGCCGCACCCGATGTTGCGGATCCGCACGGCCATGCGCTGCGCGGCGTCGAAGCCGTCGGGGGACAGCTGCGTGCCCGCGGCGGCGAGGGGCGGCGCGGCTGCGACGCTCGGCACGACGCTCGTCGGCACGGGCGGCGGAGGCTCGGGCAGCCAGGCGCAACCGCCCACGAGCCCGGCGGCGACCACGGCCGTCAGGCGTGCCGCCGTCCTCACCGCGACAGCTCCTGCTGCAGCCGGTCGTTCGCCTCGCTCGCCGCGCCGCACACCCGCTCGACGTCCGCACGGAACCGCGCGATGTCGGTCGCGTCGTAGCGCGCGGCCTCCTGCAGGTACCCGATCAGCCGTTCCTGGCCGTCGACGCAGGTGGCGAGGGCCGTCGCGACCTGCCCGGCCGCCTGCGAGACGCGCTGCTGGTAGTCCGCGAGCTGCTGCTGCGCAGCCGTGGTGTCGCCGAGCTGCGCCTTCTCGTCGGCGAGCTCGGTGATGCGGGTCTGTGCCGTCGCGAGCTGGGCGCGCGTGGCCTCGAGCTCCCCGGTGGTCGCCTCCAGCTCGGCCTGCGACTGGGCGAGCTGCTCGCCGTGCGTGCGGGCGAGCGCCTCCCACTGCGCCGCGGCGTCCTCCCATGCCTGCGTGGTCGACCACAGACGCGCGCCGACGACCCCTGCGGCCACGAGGACCGCGACCAGCACGAGCACCAGCACGACGACAGGTCGGCGGGAGCGACCGGGGGCCGCCACGGGCTCCGGCGCGGTGGGCACGCGCGGCGCGGCACCCGTCCAGGGCGGTGGCGGCGACGGCGGCGGGACGACCGGTGGCTCGGGTCGCCGCCCGGGCTCGGGCGCGGGGCCGAGGGGACCGGTCATCCGCCCAGGATAGGCCGCGACGCGTCCGCGTCCGGGGCGGCCCCGGCGCGGGTGCGTCAGGAGACGGGGCCCGTGAACTTCTCGCCGGGGCCCTCGCCGGGGGCGTCGGGGAACGGCGACGCCTCCCGGAAGGCGAGCTGCAGGGAGCGCAGGCCGTCGCGCAGCGAGCGCGCGTGCTGGTTGCCGATGTCCGGCGCCGACGCGGTCACGAGCGCGGCGAGCGCGGTGATGAGCTTGCGTGCCTCGTCGAGGTCACGGTGCCGCGACCCCGGGCCCCAGGCGTCGTCCTCCGCGAGGCCGCACTTCACGGCGGCCGCGCTCATGAGGTGCACGGCCGCCGAGGTGATGACCTCCACGGCGGCGACCTCGGCGATGTCACGCACCGCCTGCGTCGTGGGGTCGGTCGCGTCGTCGGCGTGCGTGTGGCTCATGCATCGATCCTCTCACCGCCGGCGGTCGCCCCCGCCCGCGGTCCCGACGTACGACGGCCCCGCACCTGGGGGGTGCAGGGCCGTCGGGGGACCGGCGCGCCGGTCGTGCGGGGCGTCGGTCAGGCGACCGGGACGCTCACGGTCGCGGGCTCGCCGGTCTCGACCGGGGCGCCGGACGCGGCGAGCCGCTGGCGGAGCGCGGCGCCGAGCCCGGCGTCGACGTTCGTCCAGTACTGGATCGCCCGCTCGCGGATGTCGGCGCGCTTCACGCCGCCCACGTGCCCCGTGATCGTGTCGAGGAACCGGGCGCGCGCCGCGTCGTCGAACACCTCGCGGTAGAGCGTGCCCGCCTGGCCGAAGTCGTCGTCCTCGGGGTGCAGCGTCGCCGCGGTGCGCACGAGCGCC contains these protein-coding regions:
- the priA gene encoding bifunctional 1-(5-phosphoribosyl)-5-((5-phosphoribosylamino)methylideneamino)imidazole-4-carboxamide isomerase/phosphoribosylanthranilate isomerase PriA — its product is MTSTREPRLELLPAVDVANGQAVRLVQGEAGSETSYGDPLAAALDWYAGGAEWIHLVDLDAAFGRGSNAVLLGKVAAELAAKGVKVELSGGIRDDASLERALATGATRVNLGTAALEDPEWTARVIASHGEQIAVGLDVRGTTLAARGWTQEGGDLWEVLARLDDAGCSRYVVTDVTKDGTLRGPNLDLLREVCARTSAPVVASGGVSSLEDIAALRTLVGAGVEGAIVGKALYAGAFTLPQALDVAGRP
- a CDS encoding SseB family protein, whose translation is MTGRELPPSSPFAGDDGSPDPALTEVLTRYAAGAATLAEVVAALAATRVLVPVLAELEVADVVEHDGEVHTVDKEASAGIVALRTPDGRTALPVFTGVAAMARWRAQARPVPTAVPRAALSAVAEGWEVLVLDAAGPVTVVLPRTAVYALAQGHGWTPAVQDGVVADDVRAAVRDALADVRLVVDADAVPGTRAEVAVRLALPAGLDRAGLDRVLAQVNDALAHHPVVAARVDSLELRVRPRLTLRRAPRWRLSGAGPPTRAPTRWRRRSARAARRESRG
- a CDS encoding S1C family serine protease, encoding MRTAARLTAVVAAGLVGGCAWLPEPPPPVPTSVVPSVAAAPPLAAAGTQLSPDGFDAAQRMAVRIRNIGCGGLSTGSGFALDEHTLVTNRHVVADSAELQLSTYDGRELAAEATSTAGLADLAVVRTVDPLPAAPQLADADPQVGDAVTVVGYPLGRQLTVTDGRIMGAVTDPLHANLGEVLVTDAPVEPGSSGSAALDAEGRVIGVVYAKNADDMSFLVPVSTLRAMLGDDTAFEPAPTCG
- a CDS encoding DUF1844 domain-containing protein, with amino-acid sequence MSHTHADDATDPTTQAVRDIAEVAAVEVITSAAVHLMSAAAVKCGLAEDDAWGPGSRHRDLDEARKLITALAALVTASAPDIGNQHARSLRDGLRSLQLAFREASPFPDAPGEGPGEKFTGPVS
- the hisH gene encoding imidazole glycerol phosphate synthase subunit HisH encodes the protein MSPRVVVLDYGFGNVRSAVRALARVGADVELTADKQTALDADGLVVPGVGAFAACMAGLRAVGGDQIVDRRLAGGRPVLGICVGMQVMFAQGVEHGVRTDGLGEWPGVVDRLEAPVVPHMGWAQVEPPEGSVLLDGLADERFYFVHSYAARSFPLADEPAPGEHPLPAPLVTWSDHGGRFVAAVENGPLAATQFHPEKSGDAGAQLLSHWVDQLR